In Arthrobacter citreus, a single genomic region encodes these proteins:
- the ypeB gene encoding germination protein YpeB: protein MIKEAAIGVLAVGILGTSYWGYTEHKAKNEIKVQAENNYQRAFHELTYELDLLHDKIGDTLAMKSKSSISPALVEVWGITSQAHSNVGQLPLRLLPINNTEEFLTDIGDFSYRTAVRDLDKEPLTENEYAKLQKLYENSAEIQGEIRKVQHMVFENKLRWMDVELAYAKDQNPKNNAIIDGFKTVEKNVMTYSDANADPSLTDFKVNRSNLANVKGEKVTKEQAIDIAKKFLELNSTVQIKAQLTGEKLKDRYYTLEIREPKTNSEIYMDITEKGGYPVWVIDSRAIKPQKVDLNQASINGLKFLERNKFSNMELTESSQYDTVGVFTYVSKQDGVRIYPESVTMKIALDDGSIVGFSSRNYLSAFAKRTIPKPKISVEQARNNISSNIKIMEERKAIILNKLNQEVLCYEFVGIRGNDTYQVFINADTGIEEQIKKLNVLVENYD, encoded by the coding sequence GTGATTAAAGAAGCTGCAATAGGCGTTTTAGCAGTAGGAATATTAGGAACTTCATATTGGGGTTATACAGAGCATAAAGCTAAAAACGAAATTAAAGTTCAGGCAGAAAACAATTATCAACGTGCATTCCATGAATTGACTTATGAATTAGATTTATTACACGATAAAATTGGTGACACCTTGGCAATGAAGTCGAAGTCATCCATCTCACCAGCCCTCGTTGAAGTATGGGGTATTACCTCACAAGCTCATTCTAATGTGGGACAGCTGCCACTGCGACTTTTACCAATTAATAATACAGAAGAGTTTCTAACCGATATAGGTGACTTCAGTTATCGAACTGCAGTAAGAGATTTGGATAAAGAACCTTTGACTGAAAACGAATACGCAAAGCTACAAAAATTATATGAGAACTCTGCTGAGATACAAGGTGAGATTCGAAAAGTGCAGCATATGGTTTTTGAAAATAAACTGCGTTGGATGGATGTTGAACTCGCTTATGCAAAGGATCAAAATCCAAAAAATAACGCAATTATTGACGGATTTAAAACAGTCGAAAAGAATGTAATGACATATTCGGATGCAAATGCAGATCCTTCACTGACTGATTTTAAAGTAAATCGGTCAAACCTAGCGAATGTAAAAGGTGAAAAAGTAACAAAAGAACAAGCAATCGATATTGCCAAGAAATTTCTAGAATTAAATAGTACTGTACAAATAAAAGCTCAACTCACAGGCGAGAAATTAAAAGATCGATACTATACTTTAGAAATTAGGGAACCAAAAACAAATAGTGAAATTTATATGGATATTACTGAAAAGGGAGGCTATCCTGTTTGGGTAATTGATAGCCGAGCTATAAAACCACAAAAAGTCGACTTGAATCAAGCTTCAATTAATGGCCTTAAATTTTTAGAAAGAAATAAATTCTCAAATATGGAGCTTACCGAAAGCTCGCAATATGATACTGTCGGTGTATTTACTTATGTTTCAAAGCAGGATGGTGTCAGAATATATCCTGAATCCGTTACGATGAAGATAGCTCTTGATGACGGAAGTATTGTTGGATTTTCATCAAGAAATTATTTATCAGCATTTGCGAAAAGAACGATTCCAAAGCCAAAAATATCAGTTGAACAGGCGCGAAATAATATTAGTTCAAATATAAAAATAATGGAAGAGCGCAAAGCAATTATTTTAAATAAATTAAATCAAGAAGTGCTCTGCTACGAATTTGTTGGCATTAGAGGGAATGATACATATCAAGTATTTATTAATGCAGATACTGGTATAGAAGAGCAGATTAAAAAGTTAAATGTTCTTGTTGAAAACTATGACTGA
- a CDS encoding MarR family transcriptional regulator, whose product MTKLNENDLIEQFFRLENQLRKYFVIKSRESGVLRNKLLGQGRILSLLKLKPKTTQKELSYLLDMRPQSLGELLGKLEKKGYLTREPLENDRRILSIQLTEAGLEAANENEKQQDELNVFDVLSDEEKFSFSEITLKLLDALEQELSQNGGEYRRVRSHDESELVQRLRGFRDEHPLRRVKREHSLRRARHEHESREFESGQDQREFEQEHDQRGFGPGHGRDGFRTRRDPRGFGPGEPPRGYGPGFDPREFRPHEDTRDYGREQAQRAFRPERDPQNYEFHQSSMEKDSPDHDDENS is encoded by the coding sequence ATGACCAAACTAAATGAGAATGATCTAATTGAACAATTTTTTAGACTTGAAAATCAACTTCGAAAATATTTCGTTATTAAATCAAGAGAAAGCGGAGTATTACGCAACAAGCTTTTAGGTCAGGGACGTATATTGAGTTTACTAAAATTAAAACCAAAAACGACGCAAAAAGAACTATCTTATTTATTAGATATGAGACCGCAATCATTGGGAGAGCTACTAGGTAAACTTGAGAAGAAAGGGTATCTTACTCGCGAACCATTAGAAAATGACCGTCGTATTTTATCTATTCAGCTAACAGAAGCAGGATTAGAAGCAGCGAATGAAAACGAAAAACAACAAGATGAATTGAATGTTTTTGATGTTCTTTCAGATGAAGAAAAATTTAGTTTTTCCGAAATCACTTTAAAGTTACTAGATGCATTAGAGCAAGAATTGTCACAAAACGGTGGTGAATATCGAAGAGTCAGAAGTCATGATGAAAGTGAGCTTGTTCAACGACTTCGTGGATTTAGAGACGAACATCCCCTTCGTAGAGTTAAGCGTGAACATAGTCTTAGAAGAGCTAGACACGAACACGAATCAAGGGAATTTGAATCTGGCCAAGACCAAAGAGAATTTGAACAAGAACATGACCAAAGAGGTTTTGGACCAGGACATGGCCGAGATGGATTTAGAACGAGACGGGATCCACGTGGTTTTGGTCCAGGTGAACCCCCCCGTGGATATGGACCAGGATTTGATCCACGTGAATTTAGGCCACATGAAGACACGCGTGACTATGGGAGAGAACAAGCCCAACGCGCATTCAGACCCGAACGTGACCCACAAAATTACGAATTTCATCAAAGCAGTATGGAAAAAGATTCACCGGATCATGACGATGAAAACTCATAA
- a CDS encoding PTS sugar transporter subunit IIB — protein MNILLCCAAGMSTSLLVTKMEAAAKSEGIEARIWAVSANDVKNHLDQADVLLVGPQVRYLLPQLKKEGSQKGIPVDAINPVHYGMCKGAEVLKFAIDLIGS, from the coding sequence ATGAATATTTTACTATGTTGCGCTGCCGGTATGTCTACAAGTTTATTAGTTACGAAAATGGAAGCTGCTGCAAAGTCCGAAGGGATCGAAGCAAGAATTTGGGCAGTAAGCGCTAATGATGTTAAAAATCATCTTGATCAAGCAGATGTATTACTCGTAGGTCCCCAAGTAAGGTATCTACTTCCACAATTAAAGAAAGAAGGTTCACAAAAAGGAATTCCGGTTGATGCCATAAACCCTGTTCACTACGGGATGTGTAAAGGAGCAGAGGTCCTGAAATTTGCAATCGATTTAATAGGTTCATAA
- the celB gene encoding PTS cellobiose transporter subunit IIC yields the protein MANFTQMLEEKVMPVAGKIAGQRHLQALRDGIILTLPLIIVGSIFLILGFLPFDSYPEFMAKTFGAAWQTKLLYPVSASFDIMALIAGFGIAYRLAEHYKVDALNAGSISIASFILSTPYFTMFTPTGATAAIKVGGVLPMAFLGSKGLFVAIIIALFSTEIYRWVIQRNFVIKMPDGVPPSVSKSFVALFPAFLVILCVWIIRLLIEHTHYQTLHNVVGDLLQDPLSKLGGSLAGALIAVLLIQLLWSVGLHGAAIVGGVMGPVWLAATDANRMALQAHHAMPNVVTQQFFDIFVYMGGSGATICFALMMLLFAKSQHAKQLGRLSIGPGIFNINEPITFGAPVVMNPLLLVPFILTPLVLVVTTYIGMKTGFAPKTHGIAIPWTTPPIIGGWLATGGNWRGSAMQLINLVIAFLIYFPFFRMWDKQNLKTENSSTN from the coding sequence ATGGCCAACTTTACTCAGATGTTGGAAGAGAAAGTAATGCCTGTTGCTGGTAAAATTGCGGGTCAACGACACTTGCAAGCATTACGTGATGGAATTATTTTAACGCTACCTCTTATCATTGTCGGTTCTATTTTCTTAATTTTAGGCTTCTTACCTTTTGACAGTTATCCGGAATTTATGGCAAAAACTTTTGGCGCTGCTTGGCAAACAAAGCTGCTCTATCCGGTAAGTGCTTCGTTTGATATTATGGCGCTAATTGCAGGATTTGGTATCGCTTATCGACTTGCTGAACATTACAAAGTAGATGCATTGAATGCTGGTTCGATTTCAATTGCTTCGTTTATTTTATCAACACCATACTTCACAATGTTTACTCCTACTGGTGCAACTGCAGCAATAAAAGTAGGCGGAGTACTACCTATGGCGTTTTTAGGAAGTAAAGGTCTGTTTGTTGCTATTATTATTGCTTTATTCTCAACCGAAATTTATAGATGGGTAATTCAGAGGAATTTTGTCATTAAGATGCCGGATGGTGTACCACCAAGTGTAAGTAAATCATTCGTTGCATTATTTCCAGCTTTTTTAGTTATTCTTTGCGTATGGATTATTCGTTTATTAATTGAACACACACACTACCAAACTTTACACAATGTTGTAGGTGATTTATTACAAGATCCACTTAGTAAACTTGGTGGATCATTAGCAGGTGCCTTAATAGCGGTATTATTAATTCAATTATTATGGTCAGTTGGTTTACACGGTGCGGCAATTGTTGGTGGCGTAATGGGTCCAGTATGGTTGGCAGCAACTGATGCAAACCGTATGGCTTTACAAGCACACCATGCAATGCCAAACGTTGTTACACAACAATTCTTTGATATCTTCGTCTATATGGGCGGTTCTGGTGCAACTATTTGTTTTGCACTTATGATGCTACTATTTGCAAAGAGTCAGCATGCAAAGCAATTGGGAAGACTATCGATCGGTCCTGGTATCTTTAATATTAATGAGCCAATTACTTTCGGGGCACCGGTAGTAATGAACCCATTACTGTTAGTTCCATTTATTTTAACTCCATTAGTTCTTGTTGTGACCACATATATAGGAATGAAGACCGGTTTTGCACCAAAAACTCACGGTATTGCCATTCCTTGGACGACTCCACCAATTATCGGCGGTTGGCTAGCAACTGGAGGTAACTGGAGAGGATCTGCAATGCAATTGATTAACCTAGTTATTGCATTTTTAATCTACTTCCCGTTCTTCAGAATGTGGGATAAACAAAACTTGAAAACTGAAAATAGTTCTACTAACTAA
- a CDS encoding PTS lactose/cellobiose transporter subunit IIA: MTKEELYNLSFQLILHSGNARSLAMEAIYTAKEKNFDLAFEKLSEADREFSHAHRFQTQLIQAEAGGEDFDTPILLIHAQDHLMTAMTLKDLAREIIELRQEVNNK; this comes from the coding sequence ATGACAAAGGAAGAATTGTACAACCTATCTTTTCAACTAATTTTGCATAGTGGAAATGCTAGAAGTCTTGCAATGGAGGCGATTTATACAGCTAAGGAAAAAAATTTTGATTTAGCGTTTGAAAAGCTTTCAGAGGCAGATCGTGAATTTAGTCATGCACATCGTTTTCAAACTCAATTGATTCAGGCAGAAGCTGGGGGAGAGGATTTTGATACTCCAATCCTATTAATCCATGCCCAAGATCATTTAATGACAGCAATGACGTTAAAGGATTTAGCGAGGGAAATTATTGAGCTGCGGCAAGAAGTTAACAACAAATAA
- a CDS encoding 6-phospho-beta-glucosidase, which translates to MSKTIKIATIGGGSSYTPELVEGFIKRYNELPLRELWLVDIEEGKEKLEIVGQLAKRMFQKAGLPVEVHLTLDRREALKDADFVTTQFRVGLLDARAKDERIPLKYGVLGQETNGPGGLFKGLRTIPIILDIVKDMKELCPNAWLVNFTNPAGMVTEAVLRYTDHRKVVGLCNVPIGMEMGIAKLLNVEHSRVRINFAGLNHMVYGLDVFVDGESVKDQVIELLTNPENSSFVKNIQGYGWEPEFLRALNALPCPYHNYYYKTRDMVEKDIKNAETVGTRAEVVKKLEDDLFELYKDPNLSIKPPQLEKRGGAYYSDAAVRLISSIYNDKGDIQPVNTMNNGSIASIPNDSAVEVSCVITKDGPKPIVMRDLPVSVRGLVQQIKSFERVACEAAVTGDYDLAILALTINPLVASDKVAKQIVDEMLEAHKKHLPQFFKEVNVN; encoded by the coding sequence ATGAGTAAAACAATTAAAATTGCGACAATTGGTGGAGGTTCTAGTTATACTCCAGAGCTAGTAGAAGGATTTATTAAGCGGTACAACGAGCTTCCATTACGAGAGCTATGGCTTGTAGATATTGAGGAAGGTAAGGAAAAATTAGAAATCGTTGGCCAATTAGCAAAGCGAATGTTTCAAAAGGCGGGTCTTCCTGTAGAAGTTCACTTGACGCTTGATCGTCGAGAAGCGCTTAAAGATGCTGATTTTGTAACAACTCAATTCCGAGTTGGTTTATTAGATGCAAGGGCCAAGGATGAAAGAATTCCTTTAAAATACGGAGTACTTGGCCAAGAAACAAACGGACCAGGCGGTTTATTTAAAGGTTTAAGGACAATACCTATTATTTTAGATATTGTGAAGGATATGAAGGAGCTTTGTCCTAATGCCTGGTTGGTTAATTTTACAAATCCTGCAGGCATGGTTACTGAGGCAGTTCTTCGTTATACTGACCATCGAAAAGTTGTTGGTTTATGTAATGTTCCGATTGGAATGGAAATGGGAATTGCTAAATTATTAAACGTTGAGCATTCTCGTGTACGAATTAATTTTGCTGGATTAAATCATATGGTTTATGGATTAGATGTATTTGTTGATGGAGAAAGTGTAAAAGATCAAGTCATTGAACTTTTAACGAATCCGGAAAATTCTAGCTTTGTTAAAAATATTCAAGGCTATGGCTGGGAACCTGAGTTTCTTCGTGCGCTAAATGCACTTCCTTGTCCATATCATAATTATTATTATAAAACTCGAGATATGGTTGAAAAAGATATTAAAAATGCTGAAACTGTCGGTACACGTGCTGAAGTTGTTAAAAAATTGGAAGACGATCTTTTTGAACTTTATAAAGATCCAAATCTATCAATTAAACCGCCACAGCTTGAAAAACGCGGGGGAGCATATTATAGTGATGCTGCTGTTCGTTTAATTTCTTCTATTTATAATGATAAAGGTGATATACAACCAGTTAACACAATGAATAATGGATCGATTGCTAGTATTCCAAATGACTCAGCAGTTGAGGTTAGTTGTGTCATTACTAAGGATGGTCCAAAGCCAATCGTAATGAGAGATTTACCTGTTTCCGTAAGAGGTCTTGTACAACAAATCAAATCATTTGAAAGAGTGGCATGTGAAGCAGCAGTCACTGGTGATTATGACTTAGCAATTTTAGCATTAACCATTAATCCTTTAGTCGCATCAGATAAAGTGGCCAAACAAATTGTTGATGAAATGCTAGAAGCTCATAAGAAACACTTACCTCAATTTTTTAAAGAGGTGAATGTCAATTGA
- the chbG gene encoding chitin disaccharide deacetylase: protein MIKLIVNADDFGYSRGINYGIIDAHKNGIVNSATMMMNMPGVSHAVELAKENPGLQVGIHLVLTCGKPLLSDVPTLVNEEGNFKSRNEFFEHKNISLEELEREWTKQIETFLESGLKPTHFDSHHHVHSIPEFLPVVQKLSKKYNLSVRRISENALQGVTPFTDVFLHGFYGEGVTEDYFEKVLTHVQDGQSVEVMCHPGYLDHEILNNSSYAKDRVKETLVLSAVKLPKEIVLL, encoded by the coding sequence TTGATAAAATTAATAGTTAACGCAGACGATTTTGGCTATTCAAGAGGGATTAATTATGGAATAATTGATGCGCACAAGAATGGAATTGTTAATTCAGCTACGATGATGATGAATATGCCTGGTGTAAGTCACGCAGTTGAGCTGGCTAAAGAAAACCCTGGCCTTCAAGTTGGGATCCATCTCGTTTTAACTTGCGGAAAACCTCTGTTAAGTGATGTTCCTACGCTTGTTAATGAAGAAGGAAATTTTAAAAGTAGGAATGAATTCTTCGAGCATAAAAATATCTCCCTAGAAGAATTAGAAAGAGAATGGACTAAACAAATTGAAACATTCCTAGAATCAGGACTAAAACCAACCCATTTTGATAGCCATCATCATGTTCATTCCATTCCTGAATTCTTACCAGTCGTACAGAAGTTATCGAAAAAATATAATTTAAGTGTAAGACGTATTTCGGAAAATGCCTTACAAGGGGTAACGCCATTCACTGATGTTTTTCTTCACGGTTTTTATGGAGAAGGTGTAACTGAGGATTATTTTGAAAAGGTTTTGACACATGTTCAAGATGGTCAATCGGTTGAAGTAATGTGCCATCCAGGTTATCTAGATCATGAAATTTTAAACAATTCCTCATATGCTAAAGATCGCGTAAAAGAAACGCTAGTTTTATCGGCTGTCAAATTACCTAAAGAAATTGTTTTATTATAA
- a CDS encoding helix-turn-helix transcriptional regulator, which produces MKIGKIINYHRKKHQMTQEQLCDGICSVSHLSKIENNTKEVNIETLNLLCLKLGISVEDEKNKVNRLKIKLQEFYDAIERLHHKKADTLYLELSKYKEYVQYTEMLYVYEIYMLRYILFLNQLDLAEKLINNIMKSTRMFSEYELFVWNVLNAIFNHKKGNYQKALELLDEVNDLRKLYRDEITEYYYLKSLMHCQLGQSALAIYFGNKALEVFKKRNNIIRTLDVKTILSIHLTETGEYERAENLLKEILDDAELIQNTTIVEMAWHNLGYLYGTQNLSGKALECYYKSLPLIEKYTEGYYLTIGNIANHLLKLQKNEQVIDLLEHELELFKDTTRVEYVKLKVLYYEAKSEKETLIHYLMNDGIPIMEKHGNRIKIHEYSERVAEYHQEQGDLLLASKYLKISLKQMKKTHNMGVLR; this is translated from the coding sequence ATGAAAATAGGAAAAATCATTAATTACCATCGAAAAAAACACCAGATGACACAAGAACAATTATGTGATGGGATATGTTCCGTTTCTCATTTGAGTAAAATTGAGAATAACACAAAAGAAGTTAATATTGAAACTTTAAACCTACTATGCTTGAAATTAGGTATTTCAGTTGAAGATGAAAAAAATAAAGTAAATCGTTTAAAAATTAAATTACAAGAGTTTTATGATGCAATTGAACGATTACACCATAAAAAGGCAGATACTCTATATTTAGAACTATCTAAATATAAGGAGTATGTTCAATATACGGAAATGCTTTATGTATATGAAATATATATGTTAAGGTATATTTTGTTTTTAAATCAGCTAGATTTAGCAGAGAAATTAATTAATAATATAATGAAAAGCACGAGAATGTTTTCTGAATATGAATTATTTGTTTGGAATGTATTAAATGCAATCTTTAATCATAAAAAGGGTAACTATCAAAAAGCTTTAGAGTTACTAGATGAAGTAAATGATTTGAGAAAGCTTTATCGTGATGAAATTACAGAATATTATTATTTAAAATCCTTAATGCACTGTCAATTAGGACAATCAGCATTAGCGATCTATTTTGGTAATAAGGCACTTGAAGTGTTTAAAAAAAGGAATAATATTATTAGAACATTAGATGTGAAAACAATTTTATCCATTCATTTAACTGAAACTGGTGAATACGAAAGAGCTGAAAATTTACTAAAAGAAATACTAGATGATGCGGAATTAATTCAAAACACAACAATTGTTGAGATGGCTTGGCATAATTTAGGGTATTTATATGGTACTCAAAACCTTTCTGGAAAAGCATTGGAGTGTTATTATAAATCACTTCCATTAATTGAGAAATATACTGAAGGGTATTATCTTACTATAGGAAATATTGCTAATCATTTACTAAAGCTACAAAAAAATGAACAAGTAATAGATTTATTAGAGCATGAATTAGAACTATTCAAAGATACAACAAGAGTAGAGTATGTGAAGTTAAAAGTATTATATTACGAAGCAAAAAGTGAAAAAGAGACATTAATTCACTATTTAATGAACGACGGCATTCCAATAATGGAGAAGCATGGTAATCGAATCAAGATACATGAATACAGTGAGCGAGTTGCTGAATATCATCAAGAGCAAGGCGACTTACTTTTAGCGAGTAAATATTTAAAAATTAGCTTGAAACAAATGAAAAAGACACATAATATGGGAGTTCTCAGATGA
- a CDS encoding efflux RND transporter permease subunit, which yields MSWFTKWAFNNKAAITFLSVLILLIGVLSYNKLPMEFLPAADQPIVSVIVMGQGTDSKTMEDQVTTPIENAVSGVKGKSHIYSSTSNGFSKVDVYYESGTNMKDAKQEVQESLSNLTLPQNVSKPTIVQLNTSMIPIADVAITFEDGLSPNNIDFANKKVIPYFKDIKGVADVQTYGTEKSFVSVKVDNAKLAQNKISLETIMGIIRGKNSAVSVGEGIINDKTSNIKVVGNLDNIDKVKNLMISENVKLADIATVEVQKPSNNLTRINGKDGLLLIVTKDSNSNAVSITKDIRDATKHLNKKYKNMNSDVMVATSDMVKASVHAMIKEVLLGALFATIVIMLFLRNVRSTLITIVSIPLSLCLTLFLLAQSGITLNVLTLGGVAVAVGRLVDDSIVVIENIFRKTQSEKFSVQMIIDATKEVGSAITASTLTTVAVFLPIGVISTGLKDFMLPFALTITYSLLASLFVALTVVPLLSAFFLKKAKLKAHNPSVRYKKILTWSLNHKWVIVVVSFLLFVGSIGTYFAMPKGATDNSSSDFVQTTLTYPSDTPVEKVKENTLKLENYILNQKGIKGVYTQLGSTADAAKYGDVRSSTQAIFLITLDDKKLTDKIVKQINTQKSHYADAELNTMASSLFGGAQTQITIDIIGNNLNDLEATATNIKDKIKNIDGIKKVTTNEEDKKTVYSLEVDPSKGNAEQLSQQLFVMLNRTPLGTVTIDQQPTDVYLEPILNPKTPEDLKSIPIMTKTGMVPVSSIAALKVAEKPTNLYHKDGDTYLSISAEVKPDKLSKINADLNKVIFGDKKSKGMKLADGVNVYIGGALAQQSQDFSDLYMIMLVSIGLVFLIMIITFKTFRAPIAILCSLPLAAIGAVLGLIISRISVEPTALLGALMLIGIVVTNAIVLLDRVKQKEKQMILREAIVDAAVTRIRPILMTAVATICAMLPLLFKKAETGSLVSQSLAVVVIGGLTVSTLLTLIVIPVIYELLYFRKSKKQRNQKDTNKPVSL from the coding sequence ATGTCTTGGTTTACAAAATGGGCCTTTAATAATAAAGCCGCCATTACCTTTCTATCCGTTCTCATCTTGTTAATTGGAGTGCTCAGCTATAATAAGCTTCCAATGGAATTTCTACCTGCTGCAGACCAACCAATCGTCTCAGTCATTGTTATGGGCCAAGGTACTGATTCAAAAACAATGGAGGATCAAGTAACAACTCCAATCGAAAATGCTGTCTCTGGCGTAAAAGGTAAAAGTCATATTTATTCAAGTACAAGTAATGGTTTTTCAAAAGTCGATGTCTACTATGAATCTGGAACAAATATGAAGGATGCTAAGCAAGAAGTCCAAGAATCTTTAAGTAATCTCACACTACCTCAAAATGTTAGTAAACCTACAATCGTTCAATTAAACACTTCAATGATTCCAATCGCAGATGTTGCAATCACGTTCGAGGACGGCTTAAGTCCGAATAATATTGATTTCGCAAACAAAAAAGTTATTCCATATTTTAAAGACATTAAAGGTGTAGCAGACGTTCAAACTTACGGAACGGAAAAGTCTTTTGTTTCTGTAAAAGTTGATAATGCAAAGCTCGCACAAAATAAAATATCCCTAGAAACAATCATGGGGATCATTCGTGGCAAAAATTCTGCCGTATCAGTTGGAGAAGGAATCATAAATGATAAAACTAGTAATATAAAAGTTGTTGGGAATTTAGATAATATCGATAAAGTAAAAAATCTTATGATCTCAGAAAATGTTAAATTAGCTGATATCGCAACAGTTGAAGTGCAAAAGCCTTCAAACAATCTAACAAGAATCAATGGAAAAGACGGATTATTATTAATCGTAACGAAGGATAGTAATTCCAATGCCGTGAGTATTACAAAGGATATTAGAGATGCTACTAAACACTTAAACAAAAAATATAAAAATATGAATTCAGATGTCATGGTCGCAACATCAGATATGGTTAAGGCTTCTGTACATGCAATGATTAAAGAGGTTTTACTAGGTGCTTTATTTGCTACAATTGTGATCATGCTATTCTTAAGAAATGTACGCTCGACGCTAATCACAATTGTTTCAATTCCTTTATCGCTATGTTTAACATTATTTTTACTTGCTCAATCAGGGATTACGCTCAATGTTTTAACGCTCGGTGGAGTAGCTGTTGCAGTTGGTCGATTAGTTGATGATAGTATCGTAGTAATCGAGAATATTTTTAGAAAAACTCAATCAGAAAAATTTTCAGTTCAAATGATTATTGATGCAACAAAAGAAGTTGGGAGTGCAATTACAGCCTCTACTTTAACGACTGTTGCGGTATTTTTACCAATCGGAGTCATTAGCACTGGTCTTAAAGACTTCATGCTACCATTTGCTTTAACAATTACTTACTCTTTATTAGCATCATTATTTGTAGCACTAACTGTCGTACCATTATTAAGTGCATTCTTCCTTAAAAAGGCTAAATTAAAAGCTCATAACCCATCAGTGCGTTACAAAAAAATTCTTACTTGGTCATTAAATCATAAATGGGTCATTGTAGTTGTTTCATTTTTATTATTTGTCGGCTCAATCGGTACTTACTTCGCAATGCCAAAAGGCGCGACCGATAATTCATCTTCAGACTTTGTTCAAACAACTTTAACGTATCCTAGTGATACCCCAGTTGAAAAAGTAAAAGAAAACACCCTTAAATTAGAAAATTACATTTTAAATCAAAAAGGCATAAAAGGTGTGTATACTCAATTAGGAAGTACGGCTGATGCTGCGAAATATGGAGATGTTCGCTCTTCTACACAAGCAATCTTTTTAATTACACTTGATGATAAAAAGCTTACTGACAAGATTGTAAAACAAATCAATACACAAAAGTCTCACTATGCCGATGCCGAATTAAATACGATGGCCTCTAGTTTATTTGGCGGTGCACAAACTCAAATTACAATTGATATTATCGGTAATAATTTAAATGACTTAGAAGCTACTGCTACCAATATTAAAGATAAAATAAAAAATATTGATGGAATTAAAAAAGTAACAACAAATGAGGAAGATAAAAAGACTGTTTATTCATTAGAGGTTGATCCTTCAAAAGGTAATGCCGAGCAGTTATCACAACAGTTATTCGTTATGTTGAATCGAACTCCACTTGGCACAGTTACAATCGATCAGCAACCGACTGATGTTTATCTTGAACCAATTTTGAATCCTAAAACTCCAGAGGATCTTAAATCAATCCCAATAATGACGAAAACAGGAATGGTTCCAGTATCATCAATTGCCGCATTAAAAGTAGCTGAAAAGCCTACTAATCTATATCATAAAGATGGCGATACGTATTTAAGTATTTCAGCCGAAGTAAAACCTGATAAACTGTCAAAAATTAATGCAGATTTAAATAAAGTTATATTTGGAGACAAAAAATCAAAAGGAATGAAACTAGCTGATGGTGTAAATGTATACATTGGTGGTGCTCTTGCACAACAATCACAAGATTTCTCAGATTTATATATGATCATGCTCGTTTCAATTGGATTAGTATTCCTAATCATGATTATCACATTTAAAACATTCCGTGCACCAATTGCAATCCTATGTTCTTTACCTTTAGCTGCAATTGGAGCTGTACTTGGATTAATCATAAGTCGCATTTCTGTTGAACCAACTGCCTTATTAGGAGCACTGATGTTAATCGGAATTGTCGTGACAAACGCAATCGTATTACTAGACCGCGTAAAACAAAAAGAAAAACAAATGATACTTCGTGAAGCAATTGTTGACGCTGCCGTCACTCGAATTCGACCAATCCTAATGACTGCAGTCGCTACAATATGCGCAATGCTTCCACTATTATTCAAAAAAGCTGAAACCGGCAGCCTCGTATCTCAAAGCCTTGCAGTAGTAGTAATTGGCGGATTAACTGTTTCAACATTATTAACACTAATTGTAATCCCAGTTATATACGAGTTACTTTACTTTAGAAAATCTAAAAAACAACGCAATCAAAAGGATACAAATAAACCAGTTAGTTTATAA